A genomic stretch from Clavelina lepadiformis chromosome 5, kaClaLepa1.1, whole genome shotgun sequence includes:
- the LOC143459037 gene encoding metal cation symporter ZIP14-like: MKLLYPIVLFVLHKVCSATVNYMDEFSLYDELCVSFSAEVSMNNSYTYFVEKYGNNTSHTFSVIQLQTMLQTLLQRILVTGDEFSDDAVKCLTVNIMKQLEDQKNPGSVDIRQFYYLCPTVLQVLDHHMSEGERHHEVSAADMSLSRSAIWGFSILSVTIISLCSLVGISFLPLMKSKVYDKILLYLVTLAVGVLSSNSIFQLIPEGFGIDGDPMTVWRSAVIFGGFYLFYLTENILEKIFDTSHNHGSDESHEKSVAYISTSEESHSQLKFHDDVVVQVVNSENVGQFKNCNNVSSDCSHDTLLHRISGKCDDCEEDQGLPSHSLHRESVTSIKKKKKTCWIFRNYKSIKTVAWLITIADGIHNMIDGLAIGASYSTSALQGLSTSIAIFCEEFPHELGDFAILVSAGMTIKQAAFYNFTSACCCYIGMVVGILVGHDVSAARWIFALAGGVFLYISLAGMLPEAQAQAESKKLRQTPWLCLFIKNFGLLSGFLVMFLLTLFKDRIRFG; the protein is encoded by the coding sequence ATGAAACTTCTATATCCAAttgtgttgtttgttttgcacAAAGTTTGCAGTGCCACCGTCAACTACATGGATGAATTCAGTTTATATGATGAACTTTGTGTTTCATTTTCTGCCGAGGTTTCAATGAATAATTCATATACatactttgttgaaaaatatggCAACAACACTTCACACACATTCAGTGTTATCCAATTGCAAACCATGCTGCAGACATTGTTGCAACGTATTTTAGTTACCGGTGATGAGTTTTCTGATGACGCAGTTAAGTGCTTAACTGTAAACATTATGAAACAGTTAGAAGATCAAAAAAATCCAGGTTCAGTTGATATCAGACAGTTTTATTACCTGTGTCCCACTGTCTTGCAAGTCCTTGACCATCATATGTCTGAAGGTGAACGTCATCATGAAGTTAGTGCAGCTGACATGTCTCTGTCTAGGAGTGCGATTTGGGGATTTAGTATTTTATCTGTGACTATTATTAGCCTTTGTTCTCTTGTTGGAATCAGCTTTTTGCCGCTGATGAAATCAAaagtttatgacaaaatattactcTACCTTGTGACTCTAGCTGTGGGTGTACTTTCCAGTAATTCTATATTCCAATTGATCCCTGAAGGTTTTGGCATTGATGGTGACCCAATGACTGTTTGGCGGTCAGCAGTTATTTTTGGTgggttttatttgttttatctcactgaaaatattttggagAAGATTTTTGATACTTCTCATAACCATGGTTCAGATGAAAGTCATGAAAAATCTGTTGCATACATTTCTACTTCTGAAGAATCTCATTCACAATTAAAGTTCCATGATGATGTCGTTGTGCAGGTAGTCAACAGTGAAAATGTTGGACAATTTAAGAACTGTAACAATGTATCTTCTGACTGCAGTCACGACACTTTGCTTCATCGAATATCAGGTAAATGTGATGATTGTGAAGAAGACCAAGGTTTACCGTCACATTCATTGCATCGTGAGAGTGTGACGTCcataaaaaaaaagaaaaagactTGCTGGATATTTAGAAACTATAAATCTATAAAGACAGTTGCGTGGCTTATAACAATTGCTGATGGAATCCATAATATGATTGATGGTTTGGCAATTGGGGCATCCTATTCAACATCAGCATTGCAAGGTTTGAGCACATCTATTGCAATCTTTTGTGAAGAATTTCCACACGAGCTTGGTGACTTTGCTATATTAGTTAGTGCTGGAATGACCATTAAGCAAGCTGccttttacaattttacatcAGCCTGCTGCTGTTATATTGGCATGGTTGTTGGAATTCTTGTTGGCCACGATGTATCTGCTGCAAGGTGGATATTTGCCTTAGCTGGTGGTGTTTTTTTATACATTTCTCTTGCCGGAATGTTACCTGAAGCACAAGCTCAGGCAGAGAGTAAGAAGCTTCGTCAAACACCATGGTTGTGTCTGTTCATAAAAAACTTTGGATTGTTATCTGGatttttagttatgtttttGCTGACTTTATTTAAAGACAGAATAAGGTTTGGATAA